In Microcella indica, the genomic window TACATGAACTCGTCGGCCGCGCTCAAGGCGTTCTGCGGCAAGCACGGCGGCATCGTCTGCACGTCGTCGAACGCGGCCACCGTGCTCGAGTGGGCGTTCGAGCGCGGGCAGCGCGTGCTGTTCTTTCCCGACCAGCACCTCGGGCGCAACACGGCGAAGGCCATGGGCGTGCCGCTGGAGCAGATGCCGATGTGGAACCCGCGCAAGCCGTTCGGCGGTTCGACGCGCGATGAGCTGCTCGACGCCCGCGTGATCCTGTGGCACGGCTTCTGCAGCGTGCACAAGCGCTTCACGGTCGACCAGGTGGCGGCGGCGCGCGAGTCGCACCCGGGGGTGCGCGTGATCGTGCATCCCGAATGCCCCATGCCCGTCGTGGACGCGGCCGACGAAGCCGGCTCGACCGACTACATTCGGCGCGCCGTCGCCGACGCGACCGAGCCCACGACGTTCGCGATCGGCACCGAGATCAACATGGTCAACCGGCTCGCGGCCGAGTACCCGCAGCACACGATTTTCTGCCTCGACCCCGTCATCTGCCCGTGCTCGACCATGTACCGCATTCACCCCGGGTACCTCGCGTGGGTGCTCGAGGAGCTCGTGGCCGGACGCGTCGTGAACGAGATCGCGGTCGCGTCCACAATTCAGGACGACGCGCGCGTCGCGCTCGAGCGGATGCTCGCCGCCAAGCCGCGGAGCTGACCCCGCCATGGCGCACATCCTCGTCATCGGCAGCGGCATGGCCGGTCTCATCACGGCGATCCGGGCCGCGCGGCACCACGATGTGACGATCGTCACGAAAGACGTGCTGACCGCGGGTTCGACGTCGTGGGCGCAGGGCGGCATCGCCGCCGCCGTGTTCGGCGACGATAGCCCTGCGCTGCACGCGCGCGACACGCTCGACGCCGGCGCGGGGCTGTGCGACCCCGAGGCCGTGCGGGTGCTCACGCAGGAGGGGCCAGGGCGCATCCTCGACCTCGTCTCGCTCGGCGTGGCCTTCGACGCGGCGGACGGAGCCGTGCCGCCGCTCGAGCCCGTGCGTGATTGGGCGCGCGGCCTGGAGGCGGCGCACTCGGTCGCGCGCATCCTGCACGCCGGCGGAGACGCGACCGGTCGCCTCATCGAGGCCGCTCTCGCCGACGCGGTGGGCACCGGGCGCATCCGGGCGCGGGAGTTCGCGCGCGCAACCAGGCTCATCGTCGAGGGCGGGGCCGTGACGGGCGCGGTTGTCGAGTCGCACGCCGCTGGGGTGCGCGGTGCGCGCCCAACCGAGCACGGCGCCGTCAGCGAGACGATCTCGGCCGACGCTGTCGTGCTCGCCACCGGTGGTAGCGGGCGCCTCTACCGGCACACGACGAACCCGCCGGTGTCGACGGGCGACGGCGTCGTGCTCGCCTACGAGGCCGGTGCCGCCCTCGCGGATCTCGAGTTCGTGCAGTTCCACCCCACTGTGCTCGCGGGGGGAGGGCTCGTCTCGGAGGCAGTGCGCGGCGAGGGCGCGACGCTGCTCGACGCTTCCGGGCGTCGCTTCATGCTCGACATTGACCCCCGCGGAGAGCTCGCGCCGCGCGACATCGTGGCGCGCGCGATCGCCCGGCAGATGCGCCTGCAGGATGGCCGGCCGGTGCTGCTCGACGCCACGATGCTCGGCGCCTCGGTGCTGCGCGAGCGATTCCCGACGATCGACGCGCTCGTGCGCGCGACGGGGGTCGACTGGACGCGCACGCCCGTACCGGTGACCCCTGCGGCGCACTACGCCATGGGCGGCGTGCTCACCGACATGGATGGTCGCACGACGCTCCCGGGCCTGTTCGCTGTGGGCGAAACCTCGTCGACGGGCGTGCACGGGGCCAACCGCCTCGCGTCCAACTCGCTGCTCGAGGCCATCGTCGTCGGCTGGCGCGCGGGCGACGCCGTCTCGGCACCGCACGAGCCGCCCGCGCTCGCGCTGGCAACCTCCACCATTCAGGAGTCGCGGGGCGCCGCTACCGTCTCCACAATTCAGGAGTCGGCGTCGAACGGCATCACCTCCGGCGCCGTGCCACTCGAGCTCGCGATCGCGCCCGACGCCCTGCGAAACGGGGGGCGCGCGTGGACGGCCTCGGACATCCGCGACCGCGCCTGGCAGTCGCTCGGGCTCGAGCGCGACGGTGCATCTTTGGCCGTGCTGGCCCAGGAACTCGCGGATGCCCGGCCCGCCGACGACGAAGCGCACAGTCTTCTGCCGCTCGCGCGCCTGACCTGCGCGGCCGCTGCCGCTCGCACCGAATCGCGCGGCGCGCACGCCCGCACCGACTACCCGCAGCTCGACCCTGCGCAGCGCGTGCGGCGTGTCGTCGTGCGCCCCACGACAGAATCTCCTGAATTGTGGAGATCTGCCGCGCGAGTCGCGGCACCCGCGCCCTCGGAGGTTCACGCATGAGCGGACACGACGACTCTCGCCAGCGGGCCGCCGGCACGGCCGTCGATCCGCCTCGGGCCGCCGTGCTCGCGGTCATCGACGCGGCCCTCGCCGAGGACGCTCCCTGGGGCGATGCGACGAGCGAGGCGGCCATCCCGGCCGAGGCACGGGCCACGGCGACGGTGGTGAGCCGCGTCGACGGCGTGTTCGCGGGCGGTCTCGCACTCGAGCTCGCCTTCCTGCATGCCGACGCGAGCATCGAGGTCGTGCGGCACCTCGACGACGGCGCCGCACTCGAGCCCGGCGCGCTCGTCGCGACGGTGCGCGGCTCGGCCCGGGGCATCCTTCTCGGGGAGCGAGTCGCGCTCAACCTCGCCCAGCGTCTCAGCGGCATCGCCACGCTCACGCGGCGGTATGTCGATGCCGTCACCGGCACGGGCGCCCGCGTCGCCGACACCCGCAAGACCACGCCGGGGCTCCGGATACTCGAAAAGGCCGCCGTGCGCGCCGGCGGCGCCCACAATCATCGGTTCTCGCTCTCGGACGCAGTGATGCTGAAGGACAACCATCTCGCCGTCCTGGCGGCGCAGGGGCTCGATCTGACGGAGGCGATCCGCACCGTGCGCGCGCGCATCCCGCACACGTCGCATCTCGAGGTGGAGGTCGACCGGCTCGACCAGCTGCCCGCCGTGCTCGCCGCCGAGCCCGACACGATCATGCTCGACAATTTCAGCCTCGCCGACCTGCGCGACGGTGTTGCGCTCATCGCCGGCCGCGCGATCGTCGAGGCGAGCGGCGGGGTGACGCTCGAGACCGTGCGCGCGATCGCCGAGACGGGCGTCGACGTCATCTCGGTCGGCGCGCTCACGCACAGTGCCCCCGCCCTGGACCTGGGCCTCGACATCGCGATCGACACCGACACCGCCCGAACGCCGTGAGCCTCATCGACCTCGACCAGGCCGCGACGGGCGCCGTGCGCCGCGAGGTGCTCGAGGCGATGTGGCCGTACCTCACCGGCGACTACGGCAACCCGTCGAGCACGCACTCTCTGGG contains:
- the nadA gene encoding quinolinate synthase NadA, yielding MTTTLDTTIRAITNGQAPGETCTPELAKGPWEFDATPGYGPGSSMFDVIPTGSPRQGALPAAYQDASPGDLHRRIHEAKDALGDRLVILGHFYQRDEVVQHADFLGDSFQLANAALTKPDAEYIVFCGVHFMAETADILARPDQTVILPNLAAGCSMADMADEDSVEAAWEELLSVYGDEPDADGRVPVIPVTYMNSSAALKAFCGKHGGIVCTSSNAATVLEWAFERGQRVLFFPDQHLGRNTAKAMGVPLEQMPMWNPRKPFGGSTRDELLDARVILWHGFCSVHKRFTVDQVAAARESHPGVRVIVHPECPMPVVDAADEAGSTDYIRRAVADATEPTTFAIGTEINMVNRLAAEYPQHTIFCLDPVICPCSTMYRIHPGYLAWVLEELVAGRVVNEIAVASTIQDDARVALERMLAAKPRS
- the nadB gene encoding L-aspartate oxidase; the protein is MAHILVIGSGMAGLITAIRAARHHDVTIVTKDVLTAGSTSWAQGGIAAAVFGDDSPALHARDTLDAGAGLCDPEAVRVLTQEGPGRILDLVSLGVAFDAADGAVPPLEPVRDWARGLEAAHSVARILHAGGDATGRLIEAALADAVGTGRIRAREFARATRLIVEGGAVTGAVVESHAAGVRGARPTEHGAVSETISADAVVLATGGSGRLYRHTTNPPVSTGDGVVLAYEAGAALADLEFVQFHPTVLAGGGLVSEAVRGEGATLLDASGRRFMLDIDPRGELAPRDIVARAIARQMRLQDGRPVLLDATMLGASVLRERFPTIDALVRATGVDWTRTPVPVTPAAHYAMGGVLTDMDGRTTLPGLFAVGETSSTGVHGANRLASNSLLEAIVVGWRAGDAVSAPHEPPALALATSTIQESRGAATVSTIQESASNGITSGAVPLELAIAPDALRNGGRAWTASDIRDRAWQSLGLERDGASLAVLAQELADARPADDEAHSLLPLARLTCAAAAARTESRGAHARTDYPQLDPAQRVRRVVVRPTTESPELWRSAARVAAPAPSEVHA
- the nadC gene encoding carboxylating nicotinate-nucleotide diphosphorylase, translated to MSGHDDSRQRAAGTAVDPPRAAVLAVIDAALAEDAPWGDATSEAAIPAEARATATVVSRVDGVFAGGLALELAFLHADASIEVVRHLDDGAALEPGALVATVRGSARGILLGERVALNLAQRLSGIATLTRRYVDAVTGTGARVADTRKTTPGLRILEKAAVRAGGAHNHRFSLSDAVMLKDNHLAVLAAQGLDLTEAIRTVRARIPHTSHLEVEVDRLDQLPAVLAAEPDTIMLDNFSLADLRDGVALIAGRAIVEASGGVTLETVRAIAETGVDVISVGALTHSAPALDLGLDIAIDTDTARTP